The Anastrepha ludens isolate Willacy chromosome 2, idAnaLude1.1, whole genome shotgun sequence genome contains a region encoding:
- the LOC128858225 gene encoding pupal cuticle protein Edg-84A-like, producing MAYKPTNLYVCFIALTVAVIVANAAEEKNDDYDAYPSYSFNYDVQDAITGDIKSQAEQRDGDVVTGQYSLQEPDGYRRTVEYTADAVNGFKATVRREQVGEPIKELAPAPSPTQIFQQPRSEIAPAPPATPVGPVIPAAPNAAKYDKYEQLAHKSYISPVVAPTYIRAYAAPTLLHHAPATHAVIHHAPAAAVHLTPTAHYVHSAPAAATLLKAAPAVITHHAIHTDAHPAVVKTTFTAPHVSYVY from the coding sequence AGCAAACGCAGCTGAGGAAAAAAATGACGATTACGATGCCTATCCCAGCTATAGTTTCAATTATGACGTGCAGGACGCTATAACTGGGGACATAAAATCCCAAGCGGAGCAGCGCGACGGTGATGTGGTCACAGGACAGTATTCCCTGCAAGAACCCGATGGTTATCGACGCACCGTCGAATACACCGCCGATGCTGTGAATGGCTTCAAGGCCACCGTTCGACGGGAGCAGGTAGGCGAGCCTATCAAAGAGTTGGCTCCCGCTCCTTCGCCAACACAAATTTTTCAACAGCCAAGAAGTGAGATTGCACCAGCACCACCAGCCACCCCTGTTGGTCCAGTCATTCCTGCTGCCCCAAATGCTGCCAAATATGACAAGTATGAGCAGTTGGCACACAAATCATACATTTCACCTGTTGTAGCACCAACCTACATCCGCGCCTATGCCGCACCTACATTGTTGCATCATGCCCCTGCGACTCACGCTGTTATACACCATGCTCCAGCTGCCGCCGTCCATTTGACCCCAACAGCACATTACGTACATTCTGCCCCGGCTGCAGCCACTTTGCTGAAGGCAGCTCCCGCTGTCATTACTCATCACGCCATTCATACTGACGCCCATCCAGCAGTGGTCAAGACCACTTTCACAGCTCCTCATGTTTCATACGTTTACTAA